The genomic segment GCCTGCCCGATGCTGACGGGTTCGACATCTGCCGGCAACTCCGGAGCATGGGCTCCGAGGCGCGCGTGCTGATGGCCACGGCGCGCGACGCGGTGGAGGACCGGGTGCTCGGGCTGGACATCGGCGCCGACGACTACCTCGTGAAGCCGTATGCGATGGCCGAGCTCGCGGCACGCATCCGCGCCCTGCTGCGGCGACCGGCACAAGCGATGGGCACCGTGCTCACCGTTGCCGACCTGGAGCTCGACGTCGCCACCCGCACCGCGCGCCGCGGCGACCGCGTGATCGCGCTCACCACCAAGGAGTTCGGGGTGCTGGAGGTGCTGATGCGGAACGCCGGCGCCGTGCTGACCCGCGAAGCCATCAGCGCCAGCGCCTGGGACGACAACTACGACCCGTTCAGCAACGTGATCGACGTGTACATCGGCCGGCTGCGACGGAAGATCGACGGGGTCGACGAGGAGCCGCTGGTGGTGACGGTGCGGGGCGCGGGCTACCGCATCGGCAGCGCGGCCCCCGACGCGCGGCCTCGCGCATGACGCCGGCCGCGCAGAGCACGCTGTCGATCCGCGCGCGGCTGGCCCTCTGGTACGCCGGCTCGGCGCTGGTGCTGTTCCTGGTCTTCGCCATCACGCTGCGCGGCACCGTCCGCGCCACGCTGCGGCGCGAGTTCACGTCGGGGATCACCAGCTCCGCGAGTGCCATCCAGTCGTTCTACCGCATCGAGCAGATCGAGTATGGCGACGTGCCCGCGACCATCACGCACATCGCGAACGAGGTGGTGTTTCCCGATCGCATCGTGGAGTTCCTGAAGCCGGACGGCACGCTCGCGTTCCGCGTGGGACGCGACCCGGCGCTGCCGCCTGCGGCCGGCGACTCCTCACGTACGTTGGTCGCCCCGCTGCGGCGCGTGGAGCTGCCACTCGACCCGGCCTCGGCGCCGGGCTGGAGACTGCGCGTCTTCGCCAGCGCCGCGCCGCTCGAGCGCTCGCTGGGCCGAATCGATTCCTGGATGCTGTTCGGGATTCCGCTCGGCGTGCTGCTGGCCGGGGCGACCGGCTGGTGGCTGGCGGGCCGCACCCTGCGACCGGTCGGGGCCATGGCCGAGGCGGCGACACGGATGGCCTCTGATCGCCGCGACCGCCTGGACCGTGCGCCGCAGCGCCTGCCCATCGACAACCCGTCGGACGAACTGGGCCGGCTGGGACTGCGCTTCAACGCCCTGCTCGACGAGGTGGACGGCCTGCTCTCGCAGCAGCGCCGCTTCCTGGCCGATGCCGCGCACGAGTTGCGCACCCCCGTGGCGCGCATGCTCGGCACGGTGGACCTCTCGCTCCTCGACTCCACCGACGCCCCCACGCAGCACGAGGCGCTGGTGCGGGTGCGCCGCGACCTCGATCGCACGGCGCGCCTCGTCGACGAGCTGCTGCAGCTGGCCCGCGCCGATGCCGCGGGCATCGTGCACCCGGAGCCGGCGTACCTCGACGACATCGTGATGGACGCCGTGCACGTCTTCCAGCCGCTGGCAGAGACGCTTGGGGTGCGACTCCTGTTCTCCACCCTCGAGGAGGCGCCGGTGCGGATCGACCGTGTGCAGGTGGACCGGCTGGTCGGCATCCTGCTGGACAACGCGATCCGCTACACGAAGGCGCCGGGCGACGTGACGGTGAGCGTGAGCCGGACGCCGGGCGCGGTGGAGCTGGCGGTGTCCGATACCGGCATCGGCATCCCGCCGGCGGAGCGCGCGCGGATCTTCGAGCGCTTCTATCGCGGGGCCGGCGCGCGCGCGATGTCGCCGGAAGGCAGCGGGCTCGGCCTCGCAATCGCGGACTGGATCGCACGTGCACATGGCGCGGTGCTCGAACTCCAGTCGGTCGAGTCGGGGGGGACCAAGGCGGTGGTGACGTTCCGGACGGCGGAACCGGCGGCGGCACGGGTCGCCAGCGCTGGTCACGCGCCAACGGTATCAGCAGTGAGGCCCTAGTAGTGGACCGGAAACGACGTTCGGTGTGCCGTCGGCCGCCGTGACATCCTGCCGCCTGTGTGGGACATCCTCGCCCCGACGGAGAGGCGCCACGACACCCGGCATGCTATCCCAGCTGCATTTCCAGTCCACCAGTTCATCGCAGGTTCACGACCCCCCCGTACACTGCACGCATGCGCTCCCCGCTCCCCCATGTCCGGACACGCGCCGGCCATGTCGCAACCTCGCTCCTCCTCCTCGGCCTCACGCTCGCGCCGGCGGCGCGCGCGCAGTCGGTGGCGTCGACGGCACCACGCGCCTTTTCGCTCGACGACGCGGCCTCGCTGGCACGGCGCAACCATCCGCTGCTGAGTGCGGCGGGTGGGCGGCGTCGCGCGGTGACGGGTGCAGCCCGGCAGGAAGCGGCGCTGCCGAATCCCACGCTCGAGTGGCGCAAGGAGAACCTGAACAGTCCGCTGCAGCGTGACGAGTTCGTCACGGCGGCGCTGCCGGTGGACCTGTACGGGCGGCGCCTCGCGCTCCGCTCGGCGAGCTCGGCGGCAGCACAGCGTGCCACCTCCGATTCCTCCGGGACGGCGCGGCAGGTGGAGTTCGATGTGGCTCGCGCCTACTGGCGCGCCGCGCTGGCGGTCGCGCTCCACGGCGCGGCCGTCTCGCAGCGTCAGGCGGTGGACACGATCGCCCGGATCGAGGGTGATCGTGCGCGGCAGGGTGCGGTGCCGGAAGGCGCGGCACTGCGTGCGCGGCTGGAGGCGGACCGTGCGCGCCTCGCGGAGGCGTCGGCCCGTGCCGAGATGACGCGGGCGCACGGTGACCTGGCGCGCGCCCTGGCCATGCCGACCGACAGCGTGCCGCTGCCCACCGATCCCGTGGCACCGGGCACCGCGATTCCGGTCGGCGCCCGGTCGGTCGCAGATCCACACGCGCTGATCACCTTCGCGAAGTCGCACCGTCCCGAGCTGCAGTCGGCGCGGTCGCGGCTCGAGGAGGTGAACCGTCGCCAGCTCGCCGAGCGTCTTGGCACCTTCCCCGCACTGGGCGTGCAGGTGGGCACGAAGCGCACCTCCGGATACCAGACGGGCACGGTGGCCGTGGGCATCGCGGTGCCGTTGTTCGACCGCAACGGTGGCAGCCGGCAGCGTGCGCGCGGCGACGTGCTGGTGGCGGAAGGGGAGCTGCGTTCGATCGAGATGGCCATCGAGGCCGACGTGACGAGTGCGTTGCGCGCGTACGAACTCCTGGCGCGCGAGTATGCCGCGACGGCGGCGGCCACGACGGCCGGCGGCGACTTCGATGCCCGCGGTCGCACGGTGGCCGACATCGCCGTGGCCGCGTGGCGTGAGGGCGCGATCGCCCTGTTCGAGCTGCTGGACGCCGAGCGGTTGCACGGCGACGTGCGCAGTGCCGCGCTGCGGGCTGCGGCGGATGTGCGCCTGGCGCGCCTGGACCTGGCGCGCGCGCTGGGCATTGCCGCCACCGATCCTCTTCCCACCGAGACGGCACGATGACGACGAACATGATGCGGCACCCGGGCGGGATGGCGCGGATGGCGCTGCACACGACGCTGCTGCTGCTGCCGGTGGTGACGGCGGCGTGTGGCGGTGATGCGGCGAAGGCGCCGGCGGCCGCTGCGGCGGCGCCGGCCCCGGTGGCTCCGCGCGACACGGCCTGGCTCGATGCGGCGTCGCTCGGGGTCGGCGGGTTCACCACCACGGCCGTGGAGCGCGTGGCCTGGCGCGATGCCTGGCAGCTGCCGGGGCGCCTGGTGCTCGACCCAACGCAGACGCAGCCGCTCGGCTCGATCGTGGAGGGGCGGGTGACGGCGGTGTTCGTGCAGGCGGGTGACCGGGTGCGCCGCGGCCAGATCCTGGTGACGATCCACAGCCACGAGCTGACCGACGCGCGGAATGCGCTGGCGCAGGCCCGTGCCGGGCGTGCCGAGGCGGACAATGCGTCGCAACTGGCGGCCACGGCCGCCGCGCGCAGCGAGCGCCTGTTCGCGGCGCGGGCTGGATCGCAGGCGGACCTGGAGCGCGCGCGCGCCGCACTGGCGGCCGCGCAGGAAGGCCAGCGGCGCGCGGCATCGGAGTACAGCCGCGCCAGCGAGATGGTGGACCACCTGCACCCGGCCGGACCGTCGCGCAGCGGCGTGGATCCGGAGGACGTGATCGTGCGTGCCCCGTTCGACGGTGTGGTGATGGATCGTCATGCGGAGCCTGGGAGCGTGGTGCTGCCGGGGGCGCCGCTGGTGACGGTGAGCAAGGCGGCCGCGCTGCTGCTGGAGCTGCGCGTCCCGGAGGCGGCGCTGAGTGCGGCGAAGGTGGGCTCGGCGGTGCAGTTCGGGGTGCCGGCGTTCCCCGGTCGTGCGTTCACGGCGCGGATCACGCGCGTGTCGCCGGTGCTCGACTCGCTGACGCGCACGGCCGAGGTGTTCGCGGCGGTGGACAGCCGCAGTGGTGAGCTGCGGGCGGCGATGTCGGCGGCGGCGGAGTTGTTCGGGCTGGCGCGGGACAGCGTGCTGGCGGTGCCGGCGGCCGCCGTGCAGGACTTCGAGGGTGACACGGTGGTCGTGACCGGCGTGAAGCGCAGCGGCGGCATGCTGCTGGAGGCGATGCGCGTGCGGGTCGGGCGGCGCGCGGGCGGCATGGCCGAGGTGCGCAGCGGGATCGCGGCGGGTGCGCTGGTGATCGGTGAGGGTGCGTCGATCGCGCGCGCCGAGATCCTCCGGCAGCGTGATGCGCGTGCGGCCGAGGGCGCGCCGGAGTGAAGGGGCTCGTCAACTATGCGCTGACCCGCCCGCTGGCGATCGGCATCTTCCTCGTGATGCTGGTGGCGGCCGGGGTCTACTCGCTGCTGCGCGTGCCGTTCGATGCGTTCCCCGACCTGACCGGGACGCGCGTGGACGTGGTGACGGTGGCGCCCGGCCTGGCGCCCGAGGAAGTCGAGCAGCTCGTGACGTACCAGCTCGAGTCGTCGCTGATGGGCCTTCCCGGCGTGACCGGGGTGCGCTCGGTGTCGAAGTCCGGGCTGTCGATGATCACGGTGCCGTTCCCGGATGGCACCGATGTGTACTTCGCGCGCACGCTGGTGCAGCAGCGGCTGGCCGAGGCGAAGGGTGGGTTGCCGGCCGGGCTGGAGCCGCAGATGGGTCCCGTCTCGACGCCGATGGGTGAGCTGTACCAGTACACCGTCACCAGCGACTCGATGTCGCTGACCGAGTTGAAGGCGCTGCACGACTACACGATCCGTCCGCGCCTGCGCACGGTGCCGGGCGTGAGCGACGTGAACTCGTGGGGTGGCACCATCGAGCAGGTGCAGGTGGAGGTGGATCCGGCGCGGCTCGCCGCGCGGGGGCTGGTGCTGGCCGACGTGCATCGGGCGCTGGCCGCCAACAACCTGTCGTTCGGCGGCGCCTACGTGGAGCAGTCGGGCACGCGCTACTCGGTGCGCGGCGTGGGGCGCATCACGGACACCAGCCAGATCGAGCACGTCGCGATCGCGGCACCGGGCGGCGTGCCGGTGCGCATCGGTGACGTGGCCGTCGTGAAGCAGGGCGCCATGCCGCGCTTCGGGGCGGTGACGCAGGACGGGAAGGGCGAGGTCGTGACGGGCATGGTGCTGAAGCTGCAGGGCACCGACTCGCGGATGGTGATCGACGGCGTGACGAAGCGCCTGGACGAGGTGCGGGCGGCGCTGCCGAAGCACGTGAAGATCACGCCGTTCTACGACCAGACCGAGCTGGTGAACCGCACGCGCAACACGATCATCAAGAACCTGATCGAGGGTGGCCTGCTGGTCAGCCTGGTGCTGTTCGTGTTCCTCCGCAACATCCGCGCGTCGCTGATCGTGGCGTCGGTGATCCCGCTGTCGATGCTGGTCGCGTTCAGCGGGATGTTCCTGTTCGGCTACTCGGCGAACCTGATGTCGCTGGGGGCGCTGGACTTCGGGCTGATCGTGGACGGCGCGATCGTGATGGTGGAGAACTTCGTGCACCGGCTGGAGAAGCCGCGCCGCGAGGGCAGTGGCCCGGTGGCGCAGCAACGGCTGGCGCTGTTCCGCGACGCGGCGGTGGAGGTGGGCCGCCCTGTGCTCTTCGGCATCGGCATCATCGTGGCGGTCTACATCCCGATCTTCACGCTGGAAGGGATGGAAGGCCGGATGTTCAAGCCGATGGCGTTCACGGTGGTCTGCGCCGTGCTCGGCTCGCTGCTGCTGGCGCTCACGTACGTGCCGGCGGCGTCGCTGGCGCTGCTGCAGCACTCGCATGCCGCGCCGAGCAAGGTGGAGGAGCGGCTGCGCGACCGGTATCGCCGGCTGCTGGAGTGGACGCTGCGCCATGGCACGCCGATTGTGCTCGGCGCCGTGGTGCTGGTGGTGATCTCGACGTGGTCGCTGACGCGCATCGGCAGCGAGTTCATGCCGAAGCTGGACGAGGGGTCGATCCTGATCAACACGCGGCGCACGCCGAGCGTGTCGCTGGCCGACGCGACGAAGCTGTCCACGCAGGCCGAGCGGATCGTGCGGCGCTTTCCCGAGGTGCTGACGGTGGTGACGAAGGAAGGCCGCCCGGACCTCGCCACGGAGGCGATGGGGCTGTACGAGGGCGACCTCTACGTGATCCTCAAGCCGCACGAGGAGTGGGTGAGTGCGGAGAGCCCCGAGGAGCTGGTGGCGAAGTTCGACTCGGCGCTGCGGGTGGTGCCCGGGCTGTGGGTGTCGTTCACGCAGCCGCTGGCGATGCGACTGGATGAGGCGGAGAGTGGCATCCGAACGGACCTTGGCATCAAGGTGGTGGGGCCGGACCTGGCGAAGAACCAGCAGCTCGCCTCGCGCATCCGTGGCGTGGTGGCGTCGGTGCAGGGCAGCGCCGACGTGGCGGTGGAGGTGAGCGAGGGCACCGGGCAGGTGCGGGTGACGGTGCGTCGCGAGGCGCTGGCGCAGTACGGGCTGTCGGTGGAGGACGTGCGGGACGCGGTGAACCTGGCGCTGGGCTCCGAGGTGGCGACCGAGATCGTGAAGGGGCCGCGACGGATCAGTGTCGCGGTGCGGTTCCCCGATGCGCAGCGCAACGACCTGACGGAACTGTCGCGCCTGACGGTGCGGGCGCCGGGCGGGGCACTGGTGCCGTTGTCGTCGGTGGCCGACGTGGAGCCGGGCACGGGCCCGGAACTGATCGGGCACGAGGATGCGCAGCGGCGCACGCTGGTGCTGTCGAACGTGCGCGGGCGTGACCTGGGCGGCTTCGTGGAGGAGGTGCGGCGGCGCGTGGCGAGCGAGGTGGTGATGCCGGCCGGGACGTTCCTGGAGTGGGGCGGCCAGTACGAGAACCAGCAGCGCGCGATGTCGCGCCTGACGCTGGTGGTGCCGGTGGCGCTGGCGCTGATCGTGGCGCTGCTCTACGCCTCGTTCCGGTCCACCTGGCAGACGGCGCTGGTGCTGACGAACGTGCCGTTCGCGCTGGTGGGCGGTGTGGCGATGCTCTGGATGCGCGGGCTGAACCTGAGCCTGTCGGCGAGCGTCGGCTTCATCGCGCTCTTTGGCATCGCAGTGCTGAACGGCGTGGTGCTGATCAGCCACATCAACGCGCTGCGCGCCGAGGGGATGAAGGTTGACGAGGCGGTGCGGCAGGGGGCGGCGGACCGGTTGCGGCCGGTGATCATGACCGCGCTGGTGGCGAGCCTGGGCTTCGTGCCGATGGCCCTGAGCACGTCGCCGGGCAGCGAGGTGCAGCGTCCGCTGGCGTCCGTGGTGATCGGCGGGCTGGTGACGAGCACGGCGCTGACGCTGTTCGTGCTGCCGCTGCTCTATCGCGCGCTGGCGACGTGGCGGGATCGTGGGCGGGCGATGAATGGCCGCGCCGCGCCACCGGTGGTGCCGGACCTGCAGGCGGCGGGGTGAGGGGTCGTGCGACGGGTGCGTTCACGCTCCGTGTCCCGTTGAACCGGGCGCTCGGAAGACAATGACTCGATGACAATGACTCAGAGTCGTTTGCGTCGGAATGATGAGAATGACTCAGAGTCGTTTGCATCGGAATCATGAGAATGACTCAGAGTCGTTTGCATCATTTCCACGCACCACTCACGGCGTCGACACCACCCGCGCCTTCACCACGGCCCAGGTCGGACACTGCGGCGACGGACCACGCTGCGGCGCCGTCTCCGCGCTCGGCAGCGTGTCGGACACCGCGACGACCTCCAGGTCGAAGATCAGCTCCGACTTCGGTGGGATCACCGGTGGACGGCCCGATTCGCCGTACGCGAGCGGATACGGAATGAACAACCGCCGCTGCCCGCCCACCTTCATCCCGTCGAAACCCAGGTCCCAGCCGGCGATCACGCGGCGGAACCCGAGCGGGAAGCCGATGGGGGTGCGCGGCTGGCCGTTGGGCATGGTGTCGCGGGACGAATCGAACTTCGTGCCGTTGGTCAGCCACCCGGTGTAGTGCACGTACACACACTGCTTCGGCAGGACCGGGGCACCGGTGCCGGGCTGCGCCTCGATGTACTTCAGGGCGAGCACGACCTGCTCCGGCCCCGAGAGCGGCGGAATGGGCGAGGCCATCGGCGCGACGGCCGGCGCCGGCGACGGAACGCGACAGGCGGCCAGCGCCACGCCGGCGACGAACAGGAGGGGAACACGCATGCGGCCAACGTAGGGACGCGCGGCAGGGGCGTCCATCCCGCGGGCCGCTTCCCGATCACTCCCGCGCCCGCCACGTTGCGGACATCGGCGCGCCAGCCGCGGCGACGCACCCAGACACCGCGGCCGCACCCGCCACATCACGCCACCGATGCCCGCTGCCCCCGTCGCCACGCTCGCCAGGCTTGGCCCCCGCCCCGCCCCAGCACGCCGCCTCGTCTGCTTCCCGTACGCCGGCGGCGGCGTGGCCGTCTACGGCCAGTGGTGGCGTGCGTTGCCGGACGACGTGGAGGTGATCGGCGTCCAGCTCCCGGGGCGAGAGGCGCGATTGAGTGAGGCACCGCTGGATTCGATCGACGGGATGGCCGGCGCGGCACTGCCGGCCGTTGCCGCGCTGGGCGACCTGCCCTTCGCCTTCTTCGGTCACAGCATGGGTGCCCTGATCGCGTTCGAACTCACGCTGGCCCTCGAGGCGGCGGGCGGTGCCGCGCCGGAGCGGCTCTTCGTGTCGTCGCGGCGCGCGCCGGACGAACGCGACACGCACCTGCCGGTCCACACGCTCCCCGACGCCGCGTTCCTCGATGCCATCCAGGCGCGCTTCGCGGCCATCCCCGACGCCGTGCGCAACGAGCCGGAACTGCTCGAGCTGGTGCTGCCCACGCTGCGTGCCGACATCCGCGCCGTCGAGACGTACGCACCGGAGCGCGGGCGCCGTGTGTACTGCCCGGTGCGCGCCTACGGCGGGGCATCGGACACGCACCCGCGGCCGTCGCAGCTGGCTGGGTGGCAGCGCGCCGCACTGCAGCCGCTGAGCGTGCGCACCTTCGACGGCGACCACTTCTACCTGACCCCGCAGCGCACGCCACTGCTGGCCGACCTGGTCGCCCACTGGCCCCGCACCACCGGTGCAGGCTGCCGCTGACTCCACCCTCCGTGCCCGGGCCACCCGGAATGGAATGAGCCGGCACCGGCCGGTGTCGAATGTGCGGACCGACCGGTCCCACTCCCACACCGCTCACTTCCTTGTCACGGGGCCCGATATGTCGAACGTTCGCCTGCTCGCCACTGCCGGTGTGGTGCTCGCCGCCACGCTGGTGCACGCTGCACCGTCGCACGCCCAGCAGGGGCCACCGCCCGCTGCCTCCGCCCGTCGCGCTGCGCCGCCGGCCGACCGCCGCGGTCCGCCCACCATCGACGAGCGCGTGCAGCGCATGACGACCGATCTCGGCCTGACGCCGGACCAGGCCACGCGCGTCCGCGGGGTGCTCACCGCCCAGCAGCGCACCATGGATTCCATCCTCGCACGCCGCACCGCCGAGCGCGACGCTGAACGGGCGGCGATGGAGGCGATGCGCACGAGCACGCAGAAGTCGGTGTCGGCCATCCTGACGCCCGAGCAGCGCACGAAGCACGACGCGATGCGGGCGCGCATGGAGGGTGGCGGGCCCCGGATGCGTGGCGCGCGTGGGATGCGCGATGGTCGCGGGATGCGCGGGGGCGACGCCCGTGGCCCGCGCCCGGACGGTGACGTTCGCCGTGGCCCGCCCGACGACGAGCGCGGCACCAACCGCAACCGCTGACCCATGGTGCGGCAGCCCGGCGCAGTGGGCCGGGCTGCTACACTCCCCGTGATCGATACCGACAATGATGCCGACCTGGTCGCGCGCGCCCGGCGGGGTGACGACGACGCCTTCCGGCGCCTGGTGGAACGGCACCAGGCCGCGGTCGCGCGCACGGTCTTCGGGATGCTCGGCGCCGGCGACGATGCCGATGACGCGGGCCAGGAGACCTTCGTGCGCTTTCACCAGGCGCTCGACAGCTTCCGCGGCGACAGCTCGGTGCGCACCTACCTGGTGCGGATCGCGATGAGCGTGTCGCTGAACGCGCTGCGCAGCCGCACGCGCCGCGAGACCCGCTTCGTCAGCGACGACACGGCGATCGAGCACGCCGTCGACGAAACCACCGGCGCGGCGATGCCCGACGGCGACACGGCGGAGCGCATCCGGTTGGCACTCGATGCCCTCAGCGAGGAACATCGTGCGGTGGTGGTGCTCCGCCTGCTCGAGGAACGCAGCACCCGCGAGACGGCGGAGATCCTCGAGGTGCCGGAAGGCACCGTGCTCTCCAGGTTGTCGCGTGCAGTCCGGCAGTTGCGGGTGACGCTGGGTCCCGTGTGGGAGGAGTTCACCGAATGACGACAGACGAGATGAACGGACTGCCCCCCGACCATGCCGGGGAGGCCGGGCGCGAGGTGGAGCGCACCGGTCGCCTCCTGCGCAGCGCCACGCCGGAGCCGGCCTTCCGTGACGGGTTTGCCGACCGCACCATGGCACGCCTCGCCGCATCGCGTGCCGCGGCCTCGGTCACGGTCGCCCCGACCCCCCCGTCGCTGCTGCGCGCGTACGCCATCCAGCGGAACTTCCGCCTGCTCGCGGCCGCCGCGACGCTCGCGATCGTGGCCCTCGGCGTGCACAACACCGTCGTTGCCCGCTCCGACGATGCGAGCGTGCTCGACGCGGCAATCGGCCTGGAGCCCGTCTCCGCGGTCTCGGTGCTCACCTACCCTTCGGACCTCCTGCCATGACGAGCCGCACATGAGCCAATCCGTTCGCGCCTGGCTGCTGCTGGGCGTCACGCTCTGCCTCGGCATCGCCCTCGGGCTGCTGGGTGGCGGTGCACTGCAGGAGCGGCGCCTGGCGCGTGTGAACGACCTGCGCCGTCCCGGTGGCTTCATCGAGCACGCGCGCTCGGTGATCCGTCCCACCAGCGACTCGCAATGGACGGCGATCCGACCGCACATCGAGGAGACGGCGCGCCGGAACGCCGACATGCGCCGTGCCCACGACAGCGCGATGCGGGTGGCGCTGGACACGCTCCGGGCACGCCTCGCCCCGATGCTGGACGCGGCACAGCGTGAACGCTTCGCGCGATTCGTACCCGGCCCGCGCGGTGGCCCGTTCGCACGCCCCGGGGGCCGGGGGCCGCGCCGCGCGCCACAGGACGACGCCCCGCCGCCACCCGACGGACCGCCCTTGCCGCGCTGACGCCGCCACGATCGGGTGCCGGCGTCAGCGCAGTGCCTACTGCCGCACCATCC from the Gemmatimonadaceae bacterium genome contains:
- a CDS encoding response regulator transcription factor produces the protein MRLLLVEDDPELSRTAAEYLRRTGFSVDAVLDGAGAMRMLRMNAYDAVVLDIRLPDADGFDICRQLRSMGSEARVLMATARDAVEDRVLGLDIGADDYLVKPYAMAELAARIRALLRRPAQAMGTVLTVADLELDVATRTARRGDRVIALTTKEFGVLEVLMRNAGAVLTREAISASAWDDNYDPFSNVIDVYIGRLRRKIDGVDEEPLVVTVRGAGYRIGSAAPDARPRA
- a CDS encoding HAMP domain-containing histidine kinase — protein: MTPAAQSTLSIRARLALWYAGSALVLFLVFAITLRGTVRATLRREFTSGITSSASAIQSFYRIEQIEYGDVPATITHIANEVVFPDRIVEFLKPDGTLAFRVGRDPALPPAAGDSSRTLVAPLRRVELPLDPASAPGWRLRVFASAAPLERSLGRIDSWMLFGIPLGVLLAGATGWWLAGRTLRPVGAMAEAATRMASDRRDRLDRAPQRLPIDNPSDELGRLGLRFNALLDEVDGLLSQQRRFLADAAHELRTPVARMLGTVDLSLLDSTDAPTQHEALVRVRRDLDRTARLVDELLQLARADAAGIVHPEPAYLDDIVMDAVHVFQPLAETLGVRLLFSTLEEAPVRIDRVQVDRLVGILLDNAIRYTKAPGDVTVSVSRTPGAVELAVSDTGIGIPPAERARIFERFYRGAGARAMSPEGSGLGLAIADWIARAHGAVLELQSVESGGTKAVVTFRTAEPAAARVASAGHAPTVSAVRP
- a CDS encoding TolC family protein; protein product: MRSPLPHVRTRAGHVATSLLLLGLTLAPAARAQSVASTAPRAFSLDDAASLARRNHPLLSAAGGRRRAVTGAARQEAALPNPTLEWRKENLNSPLQRDEFVTAALPVDLYGRRLALRSASSAAAQRATSDSSGTARQVEFDVARAYWRAALAVALHGAAVSQRQAVDTIARIEGDRARQGAVPEGAALRARLEADRARLAEASARAEMTRAHGDLARALAMPTDSVPLPTDPVAPGTAIPVGARSVADPHALITFAKSHRPELQSARSRLEEVNRRQLAERLGTFPALGVQVGTKRTSGYQTGTVAVGIAVPLFDRNGGSRQRARGDVLVAEGELRSIEMAIEADVTSALRAYELLAREYAATAAATTAGGDFDARGRTVADIAVAAWREGAIALFELLDAERLHGDVRSAALRAAADVRLARLDLARALGIAATDPLPTETAR
- a CDS encoding efflux RND transporter periplasmic adaptor subunit, which gives rise to MTTNMMRHPGGMARMALHTTLLLLPVVTAACGGDAAKAPAAAAAAPAPVAPRDTAWLDAASLGVGGFTTTAVERVAWRDAWQLPGRLVLDPTQTQPLGSIVEGRVTAVFVQAGDRVRRGQILVTIHSHELTDARNALAQARAGRAEADNASQLAATAAARSERLFAARAGSQADLERARAALAAAQEGQRRAASEYSRASEMVDHLHPAGPSRSGVDPEDVIVRAPFDGVVMDRHAEPGSVVLPGAPLVTVSKAAALLLELRVPEAALSAAKVGSAVQFGVPAFPGRAFTARITRVSPVLDSLTRTAEVFAAVDSRSGELRAAMSAAAELFGLARDSVLAVPAAAVQDFEGDTVVVTGVKRSGGMLLEAMRVRVGRRAGGMAEVRSGIAAGALVIGEGASIARAEILRQRDARAAEGAPE
- a CDS encoding efflux RND transporter permease subunit — protein: MKGLVNYALTRPLAIGIFLVMLVAAGVYSLLRVPFDAFPDLTGTRVDVVTVAPGLAPEEVEQLVTYQLESSLMGLPGVTGVRSVSKSGLSMITVPFPDGTDVYFARTLVQQRLAEAKGGLPAGLEPQMGPVSTPMGELYQYTVTSDSMSLTELKALHDYTIRPRLRTVPGVSDVNSWGGTIEQVQVEVDPARLAARGLVLADVHRALAANNLSFGGAYVEQSGTRYSVRGVGRITDTSQIEHVAIAAPGGVPVRIGDVAVVKQGAMPRFGAVTQDGKGEVVTGMVLKLQGTDSRMVIDGVTKRLDEVRAALPKHVKITPFYDQTELVNRTRNTIIKNLIEGGLLVSLVLFVFLRNIRASLIVASVIPLSMLVAFSGMFLFGYSANLMSLGALDFGLIVDGAIVMVENFVHRLEKPRREGSGPVAQQRLALFRDAAVEVGRPVLFGIGIIVAVYIPIFTLEGMEGRMFKPMAFTVVCAVLGSLLLALTYVPAASLALLQHSHAAPSKVEERLRDRYRRLLEWTLRHGTPIVLGAVVLVVISTWSLTRIGSEFMPKLDEGSILINTRRTPSVSLADATKLSTQAERIVRRFPEVLTVVTKEGRPDLATEAMGLYEGDLYVILKPHEEWVSAESPEELVAKFDSALRVVPGLWVSFTQPLAMRLDEAESGIRTDLGIKVVGPDLAKNQQLASRIRGVVASVQGSADVAVEVSEGTGQVRVTVRREALAQYGLSVEDVRDAVNLALGSEVATEIVKGPRRISVAVRFPDAQRNDLTELSRLTVRAPGGALVPLSSVADVEPGTGPELIGHEDAQRRTLVLSNVRGRDLGGFVEEVRRRVASEVVMPAGTFLEWGGQYENQQRAMSRLTLVVPVALALIVALLYASFRSTWQTALVLTNVPFALVGGVAMLWMRGLNLSLSASVGFIALFGIAVLNGVVLISHINALRAEGMKVDEAVRQGAADRLRPVIMTALVASLGFVPMALSTSPGSEVQRPLASVVIGGLVTSTALTLFVLPLLYRALATWRDRGRAMNGRAAPPVVPDLQAAG
- a CDS encoding FKBP-type peptidyl-prolyl cis-trans isomerase; this translates as MASPIPPLSGPEQVVLALKYIEAQPGTGAPVLPKQCVYVHYTGWLTNGTKFDSSRDTMPNGQPRTPIGFPLGFRRVIAGWDLGFDGMKVGGQRRLFIPYPLAYGESGRPPVIPPKSELIFDLEVVAVSDTLPSAETAPQRGPSPQCPTWAVVKARVVSTP
- a CDS encoding thioesterase, with the translated sequence MPAAPVATLARLGPRPAPARRLVCFPYAGGGVAVYGQWWRALPDDVEVIGVQLPGREARLSEAPLDSIDGMAGAALPAVAALGDLPFAFFGHSMGALIAFELTLALEAAGGAAPERLFVSSRRAPDERDTHLPVHTLPDAAFLDAIQARFAAIPDAVRNEPELLELVLPTLRADIRAVETYAPERGRRVYCPVRAYGGASDTHPRPSQLAGWQRAALQPLSVRTFDGDHFYLTPQRTPLLADLVAHWPRTTGAGCR
- a CDS encoding RNA polymerase sigma factor; the protein is MIDTDNDADLVARARRGDDDAFRRLVERHQAAVARTVFGMLGAGDDADDAGQETFVRFHQALDSFRGDSSVRTYLVRIAMSVSLNALRSRTRRETRFVSDDTAIEHAVDETTGAAMPDGDTAERIRLALDALSEEHRAVVVLRLLEERSTRETAEILEVPEGTVLSRLSRAVRQLRVTLGPVWEEFTE